One part of the Bacillus sp. FJAT-45350 genome encodes these proteins:
- the mdcA gene encoding malonate decarboxylase subunit alpha → MEVLKNKKRSWTTRLDAKRKRIESVSEIVKGMVIPTNRIVEALEKLIRPGDRVVMEGNNQKQASFLSEALSQTSPDTLHDLHMIMSSISRPEHLDLFERGIAKKIDFAYAGPQSLRMAQMLEDGKLTMGEIHTYIELYGRLFIDLIPSVALVAADKADSDGNLYTGANTEETPTLVEAAAFRDGIVIVQVNELTDELPRVDIPGSWIDFVVVANEPYELEPLFTRDPRHITDIQILQAMMVIRGIYEKHEVKSLNHGIGYNTAAIELLLPTYGESLGLKGKICNHWALNPHPTLIPAIESGWIDSIHCFGGEVGMEKYIAARRDVFFTGRDGSLRSNRTLSQMAGQYAVDLFIGSTLQMDQYGNSSTVTRGRLAGYGGAPNMGHNPGGRRHSTPAWLNMMTSDDPLARGKKLVVQVVETFQVGNKPVLVESLDAVDVKKDTGLATAPVMIYGDDVTHVVTEEGIAYLYKADSMEKRREAISAIAGVTSVGLNHDSKKTDQLRREGLIGFPEDLKVRRTEAKRSLLAAKSVEELVEWSDGLYEPPAKFRSW, encoded by the coding sequence ATGGAAGTATTGAAGAATAAAAAAAGATCCTGGACAACACGGCTTGATGCGAAGAGAAAACGTATAGAAAGCGTAAGTGAAATTGTAAAAGGAATGGTGATTCCGACAAATAGAATTGTCGAGGCTTTGGAAAAGTTAATTAGACCGGGAGATCGAGTTGTTATGGAAGGAAACAATCAAAAGCAGGCTTCGTTTCTTTCTGAAGCACTATCACAAACGAGCCCTGATACATTACATGATTTGCACATGATTATGTCTAGTATTTCGAGACCAGAGCACCTTGATCTATTTGAGAGAGGAATTGCAAAAAAAATAGATTTCGCCTATGCAGGACCACAAAGTCTGCGAATGGCACAAATGCTTGAAGACGGTAAACTAACGATGGGTGAGATACATACTTACATTGAATTATACGGCCGACTTTTTATCGACTTAATTCCTTCCGTTGCTTTGGTTGCTGCAGATAAAGCGGATAGCGATGGGAATTTATATACAGGGGCAAATACTGAAGAAACACCAACGTTAGTGGAAGCTGCAGCGTTTCGTGATGGCATTGTTATTGTTCAGGTAAATGAATTGACCGACGAATTGCCACGGGTAGATATTCCTGGATCATGGATTGACTTTGTGGTTGTAGCTAATGAGCCATATGAGCTCGAGCCACTTTTTACAAGAGATCCACGACATATTACAGACATTCAAATATTACAGGCAATGATGGTTATACGTGGGATTTATGAGAAACACGAAGTAAAATCATTAAACCATGGGATTGGTTACAACACCGCGGCGATCGAATTGTTACTTCCTACATACGGAGAGTCGCTTGGTTTGAAGGGGAAGATTTGTAATCACTGGGCCTTAAATCCACATCCGACACTAATCCCAGCGATTGAAAGTGGTTGGATCGATAGCATCCATTGTTTCGGGGGCGAAGTAGGGATGGAAAAGTATATAGCTGCACGTCGCGATGTATTCTTCACTGGTCGTGATGGAAGCTTGCGCTCAAATCGTACTCTTTCACAAATGGCTGGTCAATACGCGGTTGATTTGTTTATCGGTTCAACGTTACAAATGGACCAATATGGAAATTCTTCAACTGTTACGCGAGGGAGGTTAGCAGGGTACGGAGGTGCGCCAAATATGGGACATAATCCAGGTGGAAGACGTCATTCTACCCCAGCTTGGTTAAACATGATGACCTCAGATGATCCATTAGCTCGAGGGAAAAAGCTCGTTGTACAGGTTGTAGAAACGTTTCAAGTTGGAAATAAGCCAGTGCTTGTCGAGTCTCTTGATGCAGTTGATGTGAAAAAAGATACAGGACTTGCAACAGCTCCTGTCATGATTTATGGAGATGACGTCACACATGTAGTAACAGAAGAAGGGATTGCCTATTTGTATAAAGCAGACAGTATGGAAAAAAGAAGAGAGGCAATTTCAGCAATTGCTGGTGTTACATCAGTAGGACTTAATCATGATTCGAAAAAAACAGACCAATTGCGCCGAGAAGGTTTGATTGGATTTCCAGAAGATTTAAAGGTTCGTCGAACAGAGGCAAAGCGTTCACTTCTTGCTGCTAAAAGTGTTGAGGAACTTGTTGAATGGTCGGACGGACTCTATGAACCACCTGCAAAATTTAGAAGTTGGTAA
- a CDS encoding triphosphoribosyl-dephospho-CoA synthase — translation MSYEKHTFCSDIAEIAVNSLIEEVELTPKPGLVDQANTGAHNDLTIQLMRKSAESLRDTFEEIAYTSIDQKPSQYIRETIANIGRRGEKKMFHETNGINTHKGAIWSIGLLVSAYSMGKGLYTIKEIVFKAGDIARFPDRFYENTTTNGGRVMAKYGVGGARGEAEQGFPHIVNYSLPILKQMRADGIAEKEAQLYALLSLISQLDDTCILHRGGVQALSYAKEQANTFLKAGHLGRLTTLDKEFTKRNISPGGSADLLAVTLFLDKTQAVTTLKRSHRQYEHNH, via the coding sequence ATGAGTTATGAAAAACATACTTTTTGTTCAGATATAGCTGAAATAGCTGTTAATTCTTTAATCGAAGAAGTGGAACTAACACCGAAGCCTGGGTTAGTTGATCAAGCCAATACAGGTGCGCATAATGATCTAACAATTCAGTTAATGAGAAAGTCAGCAGAATCTCTAAGGGATACTTTTGAAGAAATCGCCTATACAAGTATTGATCAAAAGCCATCTCAGTATATAAGAGAGACAATTGCTAACATCGGTCGACGCGGAGAAAAAAAGATGTTTCACGAAACGAATGGTATAAATACTCACAAAGGCGCAATTTGGTCCATCGGTTTACTAGTTTCTGCTTACTCAATGGGGAAAGGATTGTACACTATAAAAGAAATAGTCTTCAAAGCTGGTGACATTGCCCGTTTTCCAGACCGCTTTTATGAAAATACCACGACAAACGGTGGACGAGTGATGGCGAAATATGGTGTCGGTGGAGCAAGGGGCGAAGCGGAACAAGGATTTCCTCATATCGTTAATTATTCTCTACCAATATTGAAACAGATGAGAGCTGATGGAATAGCTGAAAAGGAGGCACAACTTTATGCGCTTCTTTCATTGATTTCTCAGCTTGACGATACTTGTATTTTACATCGTGGAGGCGTACAAGCACTTTCCTATGCTAAAGAGCAAGCAAATACATTTTTGAAAGCTGGTCATCTTGGCAGACTGACAACTCTTGATAAGGAATTTACGAAACGAAATATTTCACCAGGAGGAAGTGCTGATCTTCTAGCAGTAACACTTTTTTTAGATAAGACACAAGCAGTAACAACGCTCAAGAGAAGCCATCGACAATATGAACATAACCATTAA
- a CDS encoding malonate decarboxylase subunit delta, producing MEKIIYTFQATKAINKRVHVGVVGSGDLEIIMEPSNDLNTQVMIRTGINGFKETWEAVLQRFFEKHDVAALVKINDFGATPGVVTLRLEQALEVSRNE from the coding sequence TTGGAAAAAATTATATATACATTTCAAGCCACAAAAGCCATAAATAAGAGAGTGCATGTTGGGGTTGTTGGTTCAGGTGATTTAGAAATAATCATGGAGCCTAGTAACGATTTAAATACACAAGTCATGATTCGTACAGGAATCAATGGATTTAAAGAAACTTGGGAAGCCGTTCTTCAACGTTTTTTTGAGAAGCATGATGTTGCAGCACTTGTAAAAATTAATGATTTCGGAGCAACGCCAGGGGTGGTTACATTACGTCTTGAACAAGCCCTGGAGGTGAGTCGAAATGAGTAA
- a CDS encoding biotin-independent malonate decarboxylase subunit beta: MSKILKSSFVECNGRERVQNLLDRGTYLELLDPFTGLESPHLEPQGIVPQSDDGVIVAKGTIRGKPTVIISTEGKFQGGGIGEISGAKIAGALELTLKDCEEGVKVTPIILYDTGGVRLQEANYGLLAIAEISAAIVALRRYVPVIAVVPGKVGAFGGMSITVGLCSSVIMTREGRLGLNGPEVIEQEAGIREFDSKNRMLIWDTIGGKQRTGSGFADELIDDDLEAVKITVSKIIDSGITSVRTEQVKRYERFLQLVDSIERLAPERVRDLWEESETELNDDNIQLIYENYKALGRGQTWFDLLRNNAIEIGDIPSVRVADGFIGEKKVRFVAVVPDVNNHFPRASKGEFGLREGWSIAKQIRAAIEEDQGREKRAIVSIVDVPSQAYGYHEELLGIHQACAAAVDAYASARLAGHPVISFIPGNAISGAFLSHGLQANRLIALRDPGVNVHVMSKQSAARITQRSLEELEVASQKIPAIAYDIESFNKLGALYSLVEVVNADAPEENDRDIIYAEIEKAICDVSVSNCKDLSVRLSSKNAKNGGRTGSILVREKLSEQWH; encoded by the coding sequence ATGAGTAAAATATTAAAAAGTAGTTTTGTTGAATGCAATGGTCGTGAGCGAGTACAAAATTTATTGGATCGTGGAACATACCTAGAACTACTTGATCCGTTTACTGGGTTAGAATCTCCTCATTTAGAACCACAAGGGATTGTCCCACAAAGTGATGATGGTGTTATCGTTGCAAAAGGGACAATCCGCGGAAAACCGACAGTAATTATTTCGACTGAGGGAAAATTCCAGGGTGGGGGAATAGGTGAAATATCAGGTGCAAAAATTGCTGGTGCACTTGAACTTACGCTTAAAGATTGTGAGGAAGGGGTAAAAGTAACTCCAATCATACTCTATGATACAGGTGGTGTTAGATTACAAGAAGCTAATTATGGTTTACTAGCGATTGCTGAAATAAGTGCAGCTATTGTTGCGCTTCGCCGCTATGTTCCAGTGATTGCAGTTGTCCCAGGAAAAGTTGGAGCATTTGGCGGGATGTCAATTACGGTAGGTCTTTGTAGTTCAGTGATTATGACACGAGAAGGAAGGCTAGGATTAAATGGGCCGGAAGTAATTGAGCAGGAAGCAGGTATTCGTGAGTTTGATTCGAAAAATCGCATGCTTATTTGGGATACAATTGGCGGAAAACAGCGAACAGGTAGTGGGTTTGCTGATGAATTAATTGATGATGATCTAGAAGCTGTGAAAATAACCGTTTCTAAAATCATAGATAGTGGTATTACCTCGGTAAGAACAGAGCAAGTAAAGAGGTATGAAAGGTTTTTACAGTTAGTCGATTCAATAGAGCGGTTAGCACCAGAAAGGGTTAGAGACTTGTGGGAAGAATCAGAAACTGAATTGAATGACGATAACATTCAGCTAATTTATGAGAACTATAAAGCACTAGGTAGGGGCCAAACGTGGTTTGATTTATTACGAAATAACGCTATAGAAATAGGAGATATTCCATCAGTTCGTGTTGCTGACGGTTTCATTGGAGAAAAAAAAGTAAGGTTTGTTGCTGTTGTTCCAGACGTAAATAATCATTTTCCTCGGGCAAGTAAAGGAGAATTCGGCTTGCGAGAAGGTTGGTCAATTGCCAAACAAATCCGAGCAGCAATCGAGGAAGATCAAGGGCGAGAAAAACGCGCAATTGTGTCGATTGTCGATGTTCCCAGCCAGGCCTATGGTTATCATGAAGAACTACTTGGTATCCATCAGGCATGTGCAGCTGCAGTAGACGCTTATGCTTCAGCAAGGCTAGCTGGTCATCCTGTCATTTCATTTATTCCTGGTAATGCGATTTCAGGAGCATTTTTATCTCATGGGTTGCAAGCCAACCGCTTGATTGCTCTACGTGATCCCGGGGTTAATGTGCACGTTATGTCAAAACAATCAGCCGCACGTATTACACAAAGAAGTTTAGAAGAATTAGAAGTTGCATCTCAAAAAATACCAGCGATAGCTTATGATATTGAATCTTTTAATAAGCTTGGCGCACTGTACTCACTCGTAGAAGTTGTAAATGCAGATGCACCAGAGGAAAATGACCGTGATATCATCTATGCAGAAATTGAAAAGGCGATTTGCGATGTGAGTGTAAGCAATTGTAAAGATTTAAGTGTTCGACTATCATCAAAAAATGCAAAAAATGGTGGTCGAACAGGTTCAATTTTAGTTAGAGAGAAGTTGAGTGAACAATGGCATTAA
- a CDS encoding malonate decarboxylase holo-ACP synthase: MALRPHDLLEINNHLDLFSYTAVPEWVAKSLNEAPFVVVRRASSPKGLVAVGVRGTTRSERFAAFLPMKRIVNQITPEKLANERSWKGIDKDLFETLERVAQIMQRYTLFWGPVGSSGFELASGKETVTKTSDIDIIIRPVENLSIDLAQKLEKEFFKLPIRIDTQVEILEGAFLLKEYATSEGKSVLFRTNEGPILKKPFQEEVIS; encoded by the coding sequence ATGGCATTAAGGCCCCATGATTTACTAGAAATCAATAATCATCTTGACTTATTTAGTTATACGGCAGTACCAGAATGGGTTGCCAAATCACTAAATGAAGCTCCTTTTGTCGTTGTTAGAAGAGCAAGTTCTCCTAAAGGGTTGGTTGCAGTTGGTGTAAGAGGGACAACGAGAAGTGAGAGGTTTGCAGCTTTTTTACCAATGAAACGTATTGTGAATCAAATTACACCAGAAAAACTAGCCAATGAAAGAAGCTGGAAAGGAATTGATAAAGACTTATTTGAAACCCTCGAGAGAGTAGCTCAAATAATGCAGCGCTATACCCTTTTCTGGGGACCAGTAGGAAGTAGTGGATTTGAGTTAGCAAGCGGAAAAGAAACAGTCACTAAAACAAGTGATATAGATATTATTATCCGCCCAGTTGAAAATTTATCGATCGACCTTGCTCAAAAACTAGAGAAGGAATTTTTTAAACTTCCGATACGTATTGATACACAAGTAGAGATATTAGAAGGTGCCTTTTTACTAAAAGAATATGCAACTTCAGAGGGAAAGTCTGTTCTTTTTCGAACCAATGAAGGACCTATCTTAAAGAAGCCATTTCAAGAAGAAGTAATTTCATAA
- a CDS encoding site-specific integrase, producing MFTAAHTGARLGELRALTWKDIDLEKRKMYITKTACDVKEEGVIIKGETKSGKDRSVFIGKSLLEFLTKHKEKCEKTKKALGSSFNPLELVFTNSKGNFIDTRDLSRAYKKAVKKAGLPDTRFHDLRHTHATILLQNNVHPKIVSERLGHSKVSVTLDLYSHVLPSLQDGAVSVFDDAFNK from the coding sequence ATTTTTACAGCAGCTCACACTGGAGCAAGGTTAGGTGAACTAAGAGCGTTAACTTGGAAGGATATCGATTTAGAAAAAAGAAAAATGTACATTACCAAGACGGCATGTGATGTGAAAGAGGAAGGTGTCATTATAAAGGGTGAGACGAAAAGTGGAAAAGACCGATCTGTGTTTATCGGAAAAAGCTTATTAGAGTTTCTAACTAAACATAAAGAAAAATGCGAAAAAACGAAAAAAGCACTAGGGAGTTCTTTTAACCCGCTAGAGCTTGTATTTACAAATTCAAAAGGAAATTTTATTGATACTCGTGATTTATCGAGAGCCTATAAAAAAGCGGTTAAGAAAGCAGGGTTACCTGATACTCGTTTTCATGATTTACGACACACACATGCAACGATTCTGTTACAAAATAATGTTCATCCCAAAATTGTGAGTGAACGACTAGGTCATAGTAAAGTTTCAGTTACGTTGGATTTGTATAGTCATGTACTACCATCACTTCAGGATGGTGCGGTATCCGTATTTGATGATGCTTTTAATAAGTAA
- a CDS encoding divergent PAP2 family protein, which translates to MNKEMMTALATIGIAQFIKVPLRVRKTNKWDWRAFLESGSMPSSHSAGVTSLATYIAHKKGVPTVDFALAAVFGLIVMYDAQGIRRQAGELTMKVNEIDEQVEQLAGEDTGDYHEKEEKKLKEMLGHQPEEVLAGALLGLLTGTISYMINEK; encoded by the coding sequence ATGAATAAAGAAATGATGACAGCACTTGCGACGATTGGGATAGCTCAATTTATTAAAGTACCGTTACGAGTTAGAAAAACGAATAAATGGGACTGGCGTGCATTTTTAGAATCGGGTAGTATGCCTAGCTCTCATTCTGCCGGGGTGACTTCATTAGCAACGTATATTGCACATAAAAAAGGAGTGCCTACCGTCGATTTTGCACTAGCTGCCGTGTTTGGTTTGATCGTCATGTATGATGCACAAGGGATTCGAAGACAAGCAGGTGAATTGACAATGAAGGTGAATGAAATAGATGAGCAAGTTGAGCAGTTAGCGGGGGAGGATACAGGTGACTATCACGAAAAGGAAGAGAAGAAGCTTAAGGAAATGTTAGGACATCAGCCTGAAGAAGTATTAGCTGGTGCTTTATTAGGCCTGTTAACTGGAACAATAAGTTATATGATAAATGAAAAGTAA
- a CDS encoding ATP-binding protein, producing the protein MKLLSSYKVPIIYILIGFTWIVSTDILFALLDLTNKTLIIWQTIKGGLFVILSGVFLAIILKKKKRLEGAEESRQRLSALINALSDFIVLKDGQGRWIQTNEFGHTLYQLQDDHYSGKSDAELSELYPEYREHFKECVESDEEAWQLGKPMHHEERLQIEDKERIFQVVKVPLFDANNERNALLVIGRDVTEIKQAEELLMKNEKLSVVGQLAAGIAHEIRNPLTSLKGFVQLMRENPIEQKDFYYSIMHSELERINQIVNELLLIAKPQKVAYKKTNIVHVLHNVKSIMETEAILMGAHIKLEADNNLPLIDGEENQLKQVFINIIKNAIEASTDGKEITIALSKNEDNHILIRISDKGCGIPKERLVKIGEPFYTMKEKGTGLGMTVTFKIVHAHNGRITIESEVGKGTVVDVLLPYEK; encoded by the coding sequence ATGAAACTATTATCCTCATATAAAGTTCCTATAATTTATATACTCATTGGATTTACATGGATTGTATCTACCGATATACTATTTGCTCTACTAGATTTAACTAATAAAACATTGATAATATGGCAAACCATAAAAGGTGGCCTTTTTGTTATCTTGTCCGGGGTGTTTCTAGCGATAATCTTAAAAAAGAAGAAACGGCTAGAAGGAGCAGAAGAAAGTAGACAAAGACTCTCTGCTCTCATAAACGCTCTTTCTGATTTTATTGTTTTAAAGGATGGACAAGGTCGCTGGATTCAAACAAACGAATTCGGGCACACATTGTATCAGCTACAAGATGACCATTACTCTGGAAAGTCAGATGCAGAGTTAAGTGAATTATATCCAGAATATAGAGAGCACTTTAAAGAGTGTGTGGAATCTGATGAAGAAGCATGGCAATTAGGAAAGCCTATGCATCATGAGGAAAGGCTTCAAATCGAAGATAAAGAACGGATTTTCCAAGTAGTAAAAGTACCACTATTCGATGCAAACAATGAGCGAAATGCTTTACTAGTCATCGGCCGAGATGTTACAGAAATTAAACAGGCAGAAGAATTACTTATGAAAAATGAAAAACTTTCAGTCGTCGGACAACTTGCTGCGGGAATTGCGCATGAAATTCGTAATCCATTGACCTCACTCAAAGGTTTCGTTCAGCTGATGAGAGAAAATCCAATAGAACAGAAGGACTTTTACTATTCTATAATGCATTCTGAACTAGAACGAATAAATCAAATTGTAAATGAACTACTATTAATCGCAAAACCTCAAAAAGTAGCCTATAAAAAAACAAATATTGTTCATGTACTCCATAATGTGAAATCAATTATGGAAACGGAAGCCATTCTAATGGGTGCCCATATCAAATTAGAAGCTGATAACAACCTCCCTTTAATTGATGGGGAAGAAAACCAATTAAAACAAGTGTTTATCAACATTATAAAAAATGCGATTGAAGCATCTACTGACGGTAAGGAGATCACGATTGCATTATCTAAAAATGAAGACAATCACATTCTCATTCGAATTTCTGATAAAGGATGTGGAATTCCCAAGGAACGCCTAGTTAAAATCGGAGAGCCTTTCTATACGATGAAAGAAAAAGGAACTGGACTAGGGATGACTGTCACATTTAAAATTGTCCATGCCCATAATGGACGAATTACGATTGAAAGTGAAGTTGGTAAAGGAACTGTCGTTGACGTACTACTACCTTATGAGAAATAA
- the selB gene encoding selenocysteine-specific translation elongation factor, with translation MMDYSKDGMGEIIIKHYHYTVGMAGHIDHGKTTLTKALTNIDTDRLKEEKERQISIELGYAPLSLTDNLDVSIVDVPGHERFIRQMIAGVAGIDLVILVIAADEGVMPQTKEHLDILSFLEIKKGIIVLSKVDRVDDAELLELVKEDVLDHVKGTVFADAPIIAVDSISKRGINELKEQLVTELTDLPVRSHQGPFRLPIDQVFTVHGQGTVVRGTVYEGTVNEGDMLEVLPLGAKVRARQIQVHHEQMPKAIGGQRAAVNIGGVSASEVKRGDVLVAPNTHTITNTIDISLQVIDKLKYELKQRANIKIHTGTAEVYGKIVFFDRNKIDGGEKVLCQCRLDEAIVVKKGDRFILRRPTPTETIGGGFVIEPQGEQYKFGENTIQMLEKKLVGTPEEIILDLLQVKKNMTVKEIITQSGISEDEVQEILQECKLNNLVIQLANQEFIRKSFLEDVQSIISEELSSYHEDFPLREGKKKAEIVQSLFSQASIKVIEQIIDILCDSRVLMKQGPYLALPDFQAGPPKKWAKRIEHVVLKVKDMGLQVSPLLDVLEENQIPKGLHEELKHYLLREKILYEFDEKLAVHNEPLHQAVNKLKEKTGEEFTLQNAKEILGLSRKYLVSLLELLDSLNYTTRIESRRVWKK, from the coding sequence ATGATGGACTATAGTAAAGATGGAATGGGAGAGATTATTATTAAACATTATCATTACACGGTTGGTATGGCTGGACATATTGACCACGGAAAAACGACATTAACAAAAGCTTTAACAAATATAGATACAGACAGACTAAAGGAAGAGAAGGAAAGACAAATTTCAATTGAACTAGGGTACGCTCCACTTTCTCTGACTGATAACCTCGATGTTTCAATAGTTGACGTTCCTGGACATGAACGATTCATCCGTCAAATGATAGCAGGTGTGGCAGGAATTGACTTAGTCATTCTAGTGATTGCTGCAGATGAAGGGGTCATGCCTCAAACGAAAGAGCACCTTGATATATTATCATTTTTAGAAATAAAGAAGGGCATTATTGTTCTTTCAAAAGTGGACAGGGTAGATGATGCTGAACTACTTGAGCTAGTAAAAGAAGATGTACTAGACCATGTTAAAGGTACGGTATTTGCTGATGCACCGATAATAGCAGTTGATAGTATTAGCAAGAGAGGCATTAACGAATTAAAAGAGCAATTAGTGACTGAGCTTACTGATTTACCTGTTCGTAGTCATCAAGGGCCATTTCGTTTACCGATCGATCAAGTATTCACTGTTCATGGCCAGGGGACTGTCGTGCGTGGAACTGTTTATGAAGGAACAGTGAATGAAGGGGATATGCTAGAAGTTCTACCACTCGGGGCGAAAGTGAGAGCCAGACAAATTCAGGTTCATCACGAGCAAATGCCAAAGGCTATAGGAGGCCAACGTGCTGCGGTTAATATTGGGGGCGTCTCAGCCTCTGAGGTAAAAAGAGGAGACGTATTAGTTGCTCCTAATACACACACAATTACTAATACAATTGATATTTCATTACAAGTTATTGATAAATTAAAGTATGAATTAAAACAACGAGCAAATATCAAAATACATACAGGTACTGCTGAAGTGTATGGAAAAATTGTGTTCTTTGATAGAAATAAAATTGATGGTGGAGAAAAGGTTCTCTGTCAATGTCGTTTAGATGAAGCGATTGTCGTTAAAAAAGGTGATCGTTTCATTCTTCGAAGACCTACGCCTACGGAAACAATAGGTGGTGGCTTTGTTATTGAACCTCAAGGGGAGCAGTACAAGTTCGGAGAAAATACGATTCAAATGTTGGAAAAGAAGTTAGTCGGAACACCAGAAGAAATCATTCTTGATTTGCTTCAAGTAAAAAAGAATATGACAGTAAAAGAGATTATCACCCAGTCTGGTATCAGTGAAGATGAAGTACAAGAAATACTACAGGAGTGTAAATTGAATAATCTTGTTATACAGCTTGCAAATCAAGAGTTTATTCGTAAGAGCTTTTTAGAGGATGTTCAGTCAATAATATCGGAAGAACTTTCGAGTTACCATGAAGATTTTCCTCTTAGAGAAGGGAAGAAGAAAGCAGAAATCGTACAAAGTCTTTTTTCCCAAGCTTCAATAAAGGTAATTGAACAAATAATAGATATTCTTTGTGATAGTAGAGTTTTAATGAAGCAAGGACCTTATCTCGCGTTACCTGATTTTCAAGCAGGTCCTCCTAAAAAGTGGGCTAAGCGGATTGAACATGTCGTGCTAAAAGTAAAGGATATGGGTCTTCAAGTATCTCCGTTGCTTGATGTCTTGGAAGAGAATCAAATTCCCAAAGGCCTTCATGAAGAGTTAAAGCATTATTTACTTCGAGAAAAAATACTATACGAATTTGACGAGAAGCTTGCAGTGCACAATGAACCATTACATCAAGCTGTAAATAAGTTGAAAGAAAAAACTGGTGAAGAATTTACACTTCAGAATGCAAAAGAAATTTTAGGGTTATCAAGAAAGTATTTAGTTTCATTATTAGAGCTCCTAGATAGCTTGAACTACACAACTAGAATTGAAAGTAGAAGGGTTTGGAAGAAATAA